From the genome of Blautia pseudococcoides, one region includes:
- a CDS encoding transglutaminase-like domain-containing protein yields MPFFDTKTGYCTSFATAMAILGRCRKIPTRYVEGFATDRTCDTENSEILLAGSSAHAWTEAYLEPIGWVPPEIHWAQRKTVESAIPGGRNASEI; encoded by the coding sequence ATGCCTTTCTTTGACACAAAGACCGGCTACTGCACTTCCTTTGCCACAGCCATGGCCATACTTGGGCGCTGCCGCAAGATCCCCACCCGATATGTGGAAGGATTTGCCACAGACCGTACCTGTGACACGGAGAACAGTGAAATACTTCTTGCGGGTTCCAGTGCCCATGCCTGGACCGAAGCTTATCTGGAGCCAATAGGCTGGGTGCCTCCGGAAATTCATTGGGCGCAGAGGAAAACTGTCGAGTCTGCCATTCCAGGAGGGAGAAACGCTTCTGAAATATGA
- a CDS encoding endonuclease III domain-containing protein encodes MTKEKLALEVVERLKKEYPDVGCTLDYDQAWKLLVSVRLAAQCTDARVNVVVQDLYAEYPDVNALAEADVEDIERIVKPCGLGKSKARDISACMKILRDEYSGRVPSDFNALLKLPGVGRKSANLIMGDVFGKPAIVTDTHCIRLVNRLGLVDAIKDPKKVEMALWKLIPPEEGSDFCHRLVFHGRDVCTARTIPYCEKCCLRDICQKNGV; translated from the coding sequence ATGACGAAAGAGAAACTGGCACTGGAAGTAGTGGAACGGTTAAAAAAGGAATACCCTGATGTGGGATGCACCCTGGATTATGACCAGGCATGGAAGCTGCTTGTCAGTGTCCGTCTGGCAGCCCAGTGCACAGATGCCAGAGTCAACGTGGTAGTACAGGATTTATATGCAGAATATCCGGATGTGAATGCACTGGCGGAGGCAGATGTGGAGGATATTGAGCGGATCGTGAAGCCCTGCGGCCTGGGAAAGAGCAAAGCCAGGGATATCAGTGCCTGCATGAAAATACTGAGGGATGAGTACAGCGGCAGGGTACCCTCTGACTTTAATGCCCTTCTGAAACTGCCGGGAGTGGGGCGCAAAAGCGCCAATCTGATCATGGGGGATGTATTCGGGAAACCGGCGATCGTGACAGATACCCACTGTATCCGCCTGGTCAACCGATTAGGTCTTGTGGACGCCATAAAAGACCCTAAGAAAGTGGAGATGGCCCTTTGGAAGCTGATCCCCCCTGAGGAGGGCAGCGATTTCTGCCACAGGCTGGTGTTCCACGGCAGAGATGTGTGTACAGCCAGAACAATACCTTACTGTGAAAAATGCTGCCTGCGGGATATCTGTCAGAAAAATGGTGTGTGA
- a CDS encoding aldo/keto reductase: MRYRELGRTGLKVSEIGLGAEWLERHTAQEVKEVVLHCEEAGINILDCWMSEPNVRSNIGAAIKGRRQHWIIQGHLGSTWRGGQYVRTRDLAQTKSAFCDLLERLGTDYIDLGMIHFVDEEEEFHRIMDGEFYAYAGELKEKGMIRHIGMSTHNPAVAKLAAVSGKIEMILFSINPAFDMLPASEDMTEYFKESYDEKLGGIAPERAELYRICEKNGVGITVMKGYAGGRLFSAETSPFQVALTPVQCLHYALTRPGVASVMVGYDTPEHVDQAVAYETASEKEKDYATVLANAPAHAYYGQCTYCGHCAPCPSGIDIAMVNKLYDLAVMQPEVPAALKAHYEGLTANGKDCAECKSCEDNCPFGVAVTEKMRKAEELFK; the protein is encoded by the coding sequence ATGAGATACAGAGAACTTGGGAGAACAGGACTAAAGGTCAGCGAGATCGGCCTGGGTGCAGAGTGGCTGGAGCGGCACACTGCCCAGGAGGTAAAAGAGGTGGTCCTGCACTGTGAGGAAGCGGGGATCAATATTCTGGACTGCTGGATGTCAGAGCCGAATGTAAGGTCAAATATCGGCGCGGCGATCAAAGGAAGGAGACAACACTGGATCATCCAGGGGCATCTGGGCTCCACCTGGCGCGGCGGCCAGTATGTTAGGACCCGTGACCTGGCCCAGACTAAGTCTGCTTTTTGTGATCTGCTGGAGCGTCTGGGAACCGATTACATAGATCTGGGCATGATCCATTTTGTGGATGAGGAAGAAGAGTTTCATCGTATTATGGATGGGGAATTCTATGCATATGCCGGGGAACTGAAGGAAAAGGGGATGATCCGGCATATTGGAATGAGCACACACAACCCGGCAGTTGCAAAGCTGGCTGCCGTGAGCGGTAAGATCGAAATGATCTTATTCAGCATTAACCCTGCGTTTGACATGCTTCCCGCAAGTGAGGACATGACCGAGTATTTTAAAGAAAGCTATGATGAAAAGCTGGGAGGCATTGCACCTGAACGGGCGGAACTGTACAGAATCTGTGAAAAGAACGGGGTAGGCATTACGGTTATGAAAGGGTATGCGGGCGGACGTCTGTTTTCGGCTGAGACATCCCCGTTTCAAGTGGCGCTGACACCGGTGCAGTGTCTGCACTATGCCCTGACGCGTCCGGGAGTTGCCAGTGTCATGGTGGGTTATGACACGCCTGAACATGTAGACCAGGCGGTGGCGTATGAAACAGCCTCAGAGAAAGAAAAGGATTATGCCACAGTGCTTGCCAATGCCCCGGCCCACGCTTATTATGGACAGTGTACCTATTGCGGGCACTGCGCACCGTGTCCCTCCGGGATCGACATTGCCATGGTGAACAAACTGTATGACCTGGCAGTGATGCAGCCGGAGGTTCCTGCGGCGCTGAAGGCCCATTATGAAGGCCTGACTGCAAATGGGAAAGACTGCGCGGAGTGTAAAAGCTGTGAGGATAACTGCCCCTTTGGCGTGGCCGTCACAGAAAAAATGAGAAAAGCGGAAGAACTTTTTAAATAG
- a CDS encoding methyl-accepting chemotaxis protein, which yields MSNISNRENKYGNEPVKKRERSVSGKIIRSLLLALTPSLAILIVISCIMAAGAISDLNEELLDVQTDYAVSVVDDFFSSKIASVSMFQESAVLQHYFEAVNTAEDIDRYEGRDVVRKELSGALERMSDQMVMQVWAADERTDSYFLSNGEAVDANLKQVIWRQPLLDGKKTVVSEPYLDPASGESIVSVVSPVFSEDGADIAGYAGLDVFVSSLSQLLSEIKVGEEGYLEVISHDSDYIYSDDPAAMGKNVEELDISNDYKEKVKSGYNGIVDFHYSDTAYTSMFRNCETTGWLAAATLPLAEVNATRNYLIAVLVLLSVIILGLLAVIVIAVTRRMMRPLAEISSNMEEFSAGNLEVTIKEYGNDEIGRMAGSIRSSVSTLKEMIHDITHILSEISHGNLDVTVNGNYIGDLRFIREALEQIIESLNITLGQINVSAEQVSCGSEQVSEGAQSLAQGASEQAGAVEELAESIGVISAQIAANAESAAKASQRAADVGREAAASDIRMQEMLAAMQELRECSREIGNIVKTIEDIAFQTNILALNAAVEAARAGESGRGFAVVAGEVRNLANKSAEASRNTTVLIESSLRAVENGAALADETAKTLKLVVEGVGGVADAIDKISEASGEQAHSVEQVSQGIEQIYGVVQVNSGTAEESAAASEELSAQAQILKELIGKFRIKK from the coding sequence ATGTCTAATATTTCAAACAGAGAAAATAAATATGGTAACGAGCCTGTGAAAAAGAGGGAAAGGTCTGTCTCCGGGAAGATCATCAGGAGCCTGCTGTTGGCGCTGACTCCGTCACTGGCTATTTTGATTGTTATTTCCTGCATAATGGCAGCCGGTGCTATCTCAGACCTTAATGAAGAACTTTTGGATGTGCAGACAGATTATGCGGTTTCTGTTGTGGATGATTTTTTCAGCAGTAAAATTGCGTCAGTCAGTATGTTTCAGGAGAGCGCTGTTCTGCAGCATTACTTTGAAGCCGTGAATACGGCGGAGGATATTGACCGGTATGAGGGCAGGGATGTGGTAAGAAAAGAACTATCAGGGGCATTGGAGCGTATGTCTGACCAGATGGTTATGCAGGTATGGGCCGCAGACGAGAGGACGGACAGCTACTTTCTTTCAAACGGTGAGGCAGTGGATGCAAATTTGAAACAAGTCATATGGCGCCAACCCCTGCTTGATGGGAAGAAAACAGTGGTGTCAGAGCCTTACTTGGATCCCGCCTCAGGAGAATCTATTGTGTCTGTGGTTTCGCCGGTTTTTTCTGAAGATGGTGCGGATATTGCGGGATATGCCGGTTTGGATGTCTTTGTGAGCAGTCTGTCACAGCTTCTCTCAGAGATAAAGGTGGGGGAAGAGGGATATCTGGAAGTAATCTCCCACGATTCGGATTACATATACAGCGATGACCCCGCAGCAATGGGGAAAAACGTGGAGGAACTGGATATATCCAATGACTACAAAGAAAAAGTAAAAAGCGGCTACAATGGAATCGTGGATTTTCATTACAGTGATACTGCTTATACCTCCATGTTCAGAAACTGTGAAACAACAGGCTGGCTGGCCGCTGCCACACTGCCGTTGGCAGAGGTAAATGCAACCCGGAATTATCTGATCGCTGTACTTGTGCTGCTGTCGGTTATCATACTCGGACTCCTGGCTGTTATTGTGATTGCCGTTACCAGAAGGATGATGAGGCCCCTTGCGGAGATCAGCAGCAATATGGAGGAGTTTTCCGCCGGAAACCTGGAGGTTACGATCAAAGAATACGGCAATGATGAGATTGGACGTATGGCTGGCAGCATCCGTTCCTCTGTCAGCACGCTGAAAGAAATGATACATGATATTACTCATATTTTGAGTGAGATATCACATGGCAATCTGGATGTGACGGTAAATGGCAATTACATCGGCGATCTGCGGTTCATCCGGGAGGCGCTGGAACAGATCATTGAGTCACTGAATATAACACTGGGGCAGATCAATGTCTCGGCTGAACAGGTATCTTGTGGTTCAGAGCAGGTTTCAGAGGGGGCTCAGTCCCTTGCCCAGGGCGCGTCGGAACAGGCGGGCGCAGTGGAAGAGCTGGCAGAGAGTATCGGGGTGATATCCGCACAGATCGCCGCTAATGCGGAAAGTGCTGCAAAAGCCAGCCAAAGAGCCGCAGATGTGGGCCGGGAGGCGGCGGCCAGCGACATCCGTATGCAGGAAATGCTGGCAGCAATGCAGGAGCTGAGAGAATGTTCACGGGAAATAGGCAATATCGTCAAGACGATTGAGGACATAGCGTTCCAGACAAATATACTGGCGCTGAATGCCGCTGTGGAGGCAGCCAGAGCCGGAGAGAGCGGCAGGGGATTTGCTGTAGTTGCAGGGGAGGTGAGAAACCTTGCCAACAAGAGCGCCGAGGCATCCAGAAATACCACGGTGCTGATAGAGAGTTCTTTAAGAGCCGTGGAAAATGGAGCGGCGCTAGCGGACGAAACCGCAAAGACACTGAAACTTGTGGTAGAAGGAGTTGGCGGGGTGGCTGACGCCATTGACAAAATCTCAGAGGCATCCGGTGAGCAGGCCCATTCTGTAGAGCAGGTATCACAGGGAATAGAGCAGATTTACGGCGTGGTCCAGGTAAACTCCGGTACCGCGGAGGAGAGCGCTGCCGCCAGTGAGGAGCTTTCCGCCCAGGCGCAGATCTTAAAAGAACTGATTGGAAAATTCAGGATCAAAAAATAA
- a CDS encoding GntR family transcriptional regulator, which translates to MKDDTELCNVVYGVLKTHIQFGVYHYGHTLPKMEHAAGSFFVSLDTIRRAYLRLQKDGYITISQNVGSVVIKDYSEQQIEDNVQLFFSQRKNALIDLSKSIGPLTGHAQWLGLKNAPAKMLNSTHLSDADHTYPPVFAFDYIMTAYASLGNDLFLRLLWQIFTFFEAPFFSTPENPWHMSVVTEYAPRSLEFCLKKDWDSLRRSIRSAQDSISLSLCRFYEERITMPGPSQEIPFTWSPYKKASQICYSLAMDLLTSISRGQYPADTFLPSLSQLSKERNVSVSTVRRALSLLNGVGATKSFKRIGTKVLSYKETAKNCDFTKPAVRKRMLDMAKSLQILALSCREVSEITISSLDTNAIQDCQERLSGLKDRQQYELITYATLDLLRQYSPYEAVRTVYTELLQQLFWGYTLYSIWKRSDDKKKLYISCFETFSRSLEEADAVRFSEKLEELLMHEFHFTISKLVQSGIKEAEELLIPDH; encoded by the coding sequence GTGAAAGATGATACAGAACTGTGCAACGTAGTTTATGGTGTATTAAAAACACACATTCAATTCGGGGTCTACCATTATGGCCATACGCTTCCCAAAATGGAACATGCGGCAGGCAGCTTTTTTGTCTCACTGGATACCATACGCCGGGCATATCTGCGCCTGCAGAAGGATGGCTATATCACCATCTCCCAGAATGTAGGGTCTGTGGTCATAAAGGATTACAGTGAACAGCAGATAGAGGACAATGTCCAGCTCTTCTTTTCCCAAAGAAAAAATGCCCTGATTGATTTAAGTAAATCAATAGGACCGCTGACAGGCCATGCCCAGTGGCTCGGACTTAAAAATGCACCTGCAAAGATGCTCAACAGTACGCATCTGTCTGATGCCGATCATACATATCCTCCGGTTTTTGCGTTCGACTACATTATGACAGCTTATGCGTCTTTGGGAAACGATCTTTTCCTTCGGCTGCTGTGGCAGATCTTTACCTTTTTTGAGGCACCTTTTTTCAGTACACCCGAAAATCCTTGGCATATGTCAGTCGTCACGGAATATGCGCCGCGCTCTTTAGAATTTTGCCTGAAAAAAGACTGGGATTCTCTGCGCAGATCCATCCGCAGCGCACAGGATTCCATTTCCCTGTCCCTGTGCCGGTTTTATGAAGAAAGGATCACCATGCCCGGGCCGTCCCAGGAGATCCCGTTCACATGGAGCCCATATAAAAAAGCATCACAAATATGCTACTCACTGGCAATGGACCTTCTCACCTCAATCAGCCGGGGCCAGTATCCTGCAGACACCTTTCTCCCTTCTCTGAGTCAGCTTTCCAAAGAGAGAAATGTATCTGTGAGTACGGTCCGCAGGGCACTTTCCCTGCTCAACGGCGTGGGTGCCACCAAATCCTTCAAACGGATCGGAACTAAAGTGCTGTCTTACAAAGAGACAGCAAAAAACTGCGATTTTACAAAACCTGCTGTCCGGAAACGGATGTTAGATATGGCAAAAAGCCTGCAGATCCTGGCCTTATCCTGCAGGGAAGTTTCGGAAATCACCATATCTTCGCTGGATACCAATGCCATACAGGATTGTCAGGAACGACTGTCAGGACTGAAAGACCGTCAGCAGTATGAGCTGATCACTTATGCCACATTGGATTTGCTGAGACAATATTCCCCATATGAGGCTGTCCGTACCGTTTACACGGAGCTCCTGCAGCAGCTTTTCTGGGGATACACACTTTACAGTATATGGAAAAGGAGTGATGATAAAAAGAAGCTGTATATTTCCTGCTTTGAAACCTTCAGCCGTTCCCTGGAAGAAGCAGACGCCGTCCGTTTTTCTGAGAAACTGGAAGAACTATTGATGCATGAGTTTCATTTCACGATCAGCAAACTGGTCCAATCAGGAATAAAAGAAGCGGAAGAACTTCTGATCCCTGATCACTGA
- a CDS encoding methyl-accepting chemotaxis protein produces the protein MKNLRISKKLVISYVVILLFLITGMAVSIVNLVDFSKQLETFYDGPFLVKGSANMINSNFERMQKAVYRSIANGDEAITGEAIEDAKESAKIIQEQLPIVKEHFLGDKQIIIRLEEQFTKLAPMRQQVLELAAQNKTREAAAYMEANNIPTIKAAQEELDLLSENSDLKAEELIENIRVDQRNAIIMLSFLGICSILISILFGTYITRAITVPVSELAQAADNLASGNLRAAAIGYTAKDELGHLADSMRSVVDSLLTIIQDEGTLLGEMADGNFNVRSKAEEKYVGDFGKVLESIERIKTSLSDTLMQIDLSSDQVSSGADQVSSGAQALSQGAAEQASSIEELAETIRGISNHVKHNADYAEEADRRANAAGSEAVESNRRMQDMVSAMADISTSSREIGKIIKTIEDIAFQTNILALNASVEAARAGEAGRGFSVVAAEVRNLATKSAEASKDTAALIENSLNTVISGTRIADETAHSLDAVLESVRLVTGIIGQITASSIEQADSILQIEQGIERISEVVQTNSATAEESAAASEELSAQAQLLKNLTGQFRLESDACQ, from the coding sequence ATGAAAAACTTAAGAATCAGTAAAAAGTTGGTTATATCTTATGTTGTTATACTTCTGTTCCTTATTACAGGAATGGCCGTCAGTATTGTGAATCTTGTAGATTTCAGCAAACAACTTGAGACATTTTATGACGGGCCGTTTCTTGTAAAAGGCAGCGCCAATATGATCAACTCTAATTTTGAGAGAATGCAGAAAGCGGTGTACCGTTCAATCGCCAATGGGGATGAGGCGATCACCGGTGAGGCCATAGAAGATGCCAAAGAGTCTGCCAAAATAATACAGGAACAGCTCCCTATTGTGAAGGAACATTTTCTTGGCGACAAACAGATCATAATCAGGCTGGAGGAGCAGTTCACCAAGCTGGCGCCTATGAGACAGCAGGTCCTGGAACTGGCAGCTCAGAATAAAACAAGGGAAGCGGCAGCATATATGGAGGCCAACAATATTCCCACCATAAAAGCGGCCCAGGAAGAACTGGATCTGTTGAGTGAGAATAGCGATCTGAAAGCAGAGGAGCTGATAGAAAATATACGTGTAGACCAGAGGAATGCTATAATTATGCTGAGTTTTCTGGGAATCTGCAGTATTTTGATCAGTATTCTGTTCGGCACCTATATTACCAGGGCTATCACTGTGCCGGTTTCGGAACTGGCACAGGCTGCGGATAACCTGGCCAGTGGAAACCTGAGGGCAGCAGCCATCGGTTATACGGCAAAAGACGAACTGGGCCATTTGGCTGACAGTATGCGCAGTGTGGTGGATTCGCTTTTAACCATCATACAGGATGAGGGTACTTTGCTGGGAGAAATGGCAGACGGTAATTTTAATGTGCGGTCAAAAGCGGAGGAAAAGTATGTAGGGGACTTTGGAAAAGTGCTGGAATCTATTGAACGGATCAAAACCTCACTAAGCGATACATTGATGCAGATCGATCTGTCTTCTGACCAGGTGTCATCAGGGGCTGACCAGGTGTCATCAGGAGCCCAGGCTCTTTCCCAGGGGGCGGCAGAACAGGCGTCCTCCATCGAAGAACTTGCGGAGACCATCAGAGGCATTTCCAATCATGTAAAACATAATGCAGACTACGCGGAAGAGGCAGACCGGCGTGCAAATGCGGCGGGGAGCGAGGCCGTAGAGAGTAACCGCAGGATGCAGGATATGGTATCAGCCATGGCTGATATAAGCACCAGTTCCAGAGAGATCGGTAAAATCATCAAGACAATTGAGGATATTGCGTTCCAGACCAATATTCTTGCACTCAATGCGTCAGTGGAAGCAGCCAGAGCCGGGGAAGCAGGCAGAGGATTTTCCGTGGTCGCAGCGGAAGTCCGCAATCTTGCCACAAAATCAGCAGAAGCATCCAAAGACACTGCCGCATTGATCGAGAATTCCCTGAATACCGTCATAAGCGGTACACGTATTGCGGATGAGACAGCCCACTCGCTTGACGCGGTGCTGGAAAGTGTCCGGCTTGTAACCGGGATCATTGGGCAGATCACAGCGTCCTCCATAGAGCAGGCAGATTCCATCCTTCAGATAGAACAGGGAATTGAACGGATCTCTGAGGTGGTGCAGACGAATTCCGCTACAGCGGAAGAAAGCGCGGCTGCCAGTGAAGAGCTGTCAGCGCAGGCACAGCTTTTGAAAAATCTGACCGGACAGTTTCGTCTGGAATCAGATGCATGTCAGTGA
- the rlmD gene encoding 23S rRNA (uracil(1939)-C(5))-methyltransferase RlmD translates to MESSKDVSCVVKKQRKERLLCMANKVESKKCPVVKRCGGCSCKGTSYKEQTDMKEKQVRKLLKGICKVEPIVGMENPYHYRNKIHAAFAHLRDGSVVSGKYAEGTHRVVPVDDCLIEDEKADAIVRDIRGLLRSFKIKIYNEDSGYGLLRYVMVRRGFTSGEIMVVLVLVSPIFPSKNNFVKALRKLHPEITTVVLNVNDKRTSMVLGERNITIYGKGYIEDELCGCIFRISPSSFYQVNPVQTEKLYGKAVEFAGLTGKERVIDAYCGIGTIGLIASKHAKEVIGVELNKDAVRDAGINAKRNGSKNFKVCQGDAGAFMVQMAAEGKRADVVFMDPPRAGSDEAFLSSVVKLGPEKVVYISCNPVTLARDLRYLVRKGYEAVRAVPYDMFAWTEYVETAVLLVQKG, encoded by the coding sequence ATGGAAAGCAGCAAGGATGTGAGCTGCGTGGTGAAAAAGCAGAGGAAAGAAAGGTTATTATGTATGGCAAATAAAGTGGAGAGCAAAAAATGTCCTGTAGTGAAAAGATGCGGAGGATGCAGCTGCAAGGGCACTTCTTATAAAGAACAGACCGATATGAAGGAAAAACAGGTGAGGAAACTTTTAAAGGGAATCTGCAAAGTGGAGCCTATTGTGGGGATGGAGAATCCTTATCATTACAGGAATAAGATACATGCTGCGTTTGCGCATCTTCGGGACGGAAGTGTTGTTTCCGGAAAATACGCGGAGGGAACCCACAGAGTCGTGCCTGTGGATGACTGTCTCATCGAAGATGAGAAAGCAGACGCCATTGTGAGGGACATTCGGGGGCTTTTGAGGTCATTTAAGATCAAGATTTATAATGAGGACAGCGGGTACGGGCTTCTGCGGTATGTCATGGTGCGCAGGGGATTTACAAGTGGGGAAATTATGGTGGTTTTAGTATTGGTGTCACCTATTTTTCCATCCAAGAATAATTTTGTGAAGGCCCTGAGAAAGCTGCATCCGGAGATCACAACGGTTGTTTTGAATGTGAATGATAAGCGGACAAGCATGGTGCTGGGGGAGAGGAACATTACCATTTACGGAAAGGGGTATATTGAGGATGAGCTCTGCGGCTGTATTTTCCGCATCTCGCCTTCTTCCTTTTATCAGGTGAATCCTGTGCAGACGGAAAAGCTGTATGGGAAAGCTGTGGAATTTGCGGGCCTTACAGGCAAAGAGCGGGTGATTGACGCATACTGCGGTATTGGCACCATCGGCCTGATCGCATCCAAACATGCGAAGGAAGTGATCGGCGTGGAATTAAATAAGGATGCAGTGCGCGACGCAGGGATCAATGCAAAGAGAAATGGCAGTAAAAATTTCAAGGTATGCCAGGGCGATGCCGGGGCATTCATGGTACAGATGGCCGCAGAAGGGAAGCGGGCCGACGTGGTTTTCATGGACCCGCCCAGAGCTGGCAGTGATGAAGCCTTTCTGTCTTCCGTGGTGAAACTGGGGCCGGAAAAGGTGGTGTATATTTCCTGCAATCCGGTGACACTGGCAAGGGATCTGCGGTATTTGGTAAGGAAGGGATATGAGGCGGTGAGGGCGGTGCCTTATGATATGTTTGCTTGGACGGAGTATGTGGAAACCGCCGTGCTTCTCGTGCAGAAGGGTTGA
- a CDS encoding cobaltochelatase CobT-related protein has translation MREEFELELENRIRNLMWTVSGDYTLDVKPDLESFRRSRYIALYDGIKQGAFARYFDREELSLYLVKKIYLHAQEGELISLAQLCIEWAVCDRIMEEREGVGEIRTKAFEDTLEMDFSQLVGYEAGRLKISLFKEALNGEEPATNRLRGFMEKVYELKNAVDTMEVIRTVDFLYNEIVDPQFVKQHGSLERVLAVTLEELTEFSWKDYLEEEALEETFSAYLDKVTESMTNLDMMEQAKQQEQEEDREEENTNKKKVLLVDEKALERMYSYVQRNYGKSYLTEPEEKRLNYLLCRGIHADCSLYFTEGVLKNPVLRNYQYEYAKKQKDKNLYAYHNNHRMVKNNIWTLTDMLKKAFTMRDETDDALSDRGKIIPSRLWRIGRTQDAKFFVRELKQDNSDFVVDVLIDASGSQRSRQGQVAMQAYILSEALSNVNIPHRVMSFCTFWDYTIMQRFRSYEDDRSANSNIFEYITSSNNRDGLALKAAGHELLNRDEEHKVLIVLSDGRPYDVILNRPNARNPQPYQGKYAISDTAFEVRRLRNQGVCVLGVFAGEEKDLPAEKKIFGKDFAYIHNVNGFSKVVGRYLIRQLEKEE, from the coding sequence ATGAGAGAAGAATTTGAGCTGGAGCTGGAGAACAGAATCCGCAATCTGATGTGGACGGTGAGCGGGGACTATACCCTGGATGTAAAACCGGATTTGGAGAGTTTCCGGCGTTCCAGGTATATCGCTCTTTATGACGGCATCAAACAGGGCGCCTTTGCCCGCTATTTTGACCGGGAAGAGCTTTCCTTGTATCTGGTTAAGAAAATATACCTTCACGCCCAGGAAGGGGAATTGATCAGCCTTGCACAGCTTTGTATTGAGTGGGCGGTCTGTGACCGGATCATGGAGGAGAGGGAAGGCGTAGGGGAGATCAGGACAAAAGCTTTTGAGGACACCTTGGAGATGGATTTTTCTCAACTAGTGGGGTATGAGGCAGGCCGGTTAAAAATATCCCTTTTTAAGGAAGCTCTGAATGGGGAGGAACCAGCCACAAACAGGCTCCGAGGGTTCATGGAGAAAGTTTATGAGCTGAAAAATGCCGTGGATACTATGGAAGTCATACGGACAGTGGATTTTCTTTATAATGAGATTGTGGACCCTCAGTTTGTAAAGCAACACGGTTCTCTGGAGCGCGTGCTGGCAGTCACTTTGGAGGAATTAACAGAGTTTTCCTGGAAAGATTATCTGGAGGAGGAGGCTTTGGAGGAAACCTTTTCCGCTTATCTGGATAAAGTAACGGAGAGCATGACAAACCTGGACATGATGGAGCAGGCAAAACAGCAGGAACAGGAGGAGGACAGGGAAGAGGAGAACACTAATAAGAAAAAGGTTCTGCTGGTTGATGAAAAAGCCCTGGAACGTATGTACAGTTATGTACAGAGAAATTACGGGAAGTCCTATTTGACCGAGCCGGAGGAAAAACGTCTGAATTATTTATTGTGCAGAGGTATCCATGCGGACTGCAGCCTGTATTTTACGGAAGGGGTTTTAAAGAATCCTGTGCTCCGCAATTACCAGTATGAATACGCCAAAAAGCAGAAAGATAAAAATCTATATGCTTACCACAACAATCACAGGATGGTGAAGAATAATATCTGGACACTCACCGATATGCTGAAAAAGGCATTTACCATGCGGGATGAAACAGATGACGCGCTTTCAGACAGAGGAAAGATCATCCCCTCCCGTCTGTGGCGGATCGGCAGGACACAGGACGCAAAATTTTTTGTGCGGGAGCTGAAGCAGGATAACAGTGATTTTGTGGTAGATGTGCTGATTGACGCCAGCGGGTCTCAGAGAAGCAGGCAGGGACAGGTTGCCATGCAGGCTTACATTTTAAGCGAAGCACTGAGTAATGTGAATATTCCTCACCGGGTTATGAGTTTCTGTACTTTCTGGGACTACACTATTATGCAGCGTTTCCGCAGTTATGAAGATGACAGGAGTGCAAACAGCAACATTTTTGAATATATTACATCCTCCAACAACAGGGACGGTCTAGCTCTGAAAGCCGCGGGCCATGAATTGCTGAACAGGGATGAGGAGCACAAGGTACTGATCGTGTTAAGTGACGGCCGGCCGTACGATGTGATCCTGAACCGCCCAAACGCCAGAAATCCGCAGCCATATCAGGGAAAATACGCCATATCGGATACCGCTTTTGAGGTGCGTAGGCTGAGAAACCAGGGTGTGTGTGTTCTCGGTGTTTTTGCCGGGGAGGAAAAGGATTTGCCGGCAGAGAAGAAAATCTTTGGAAAGGATTTTGCTTATATCCATAATGTGAACGGATTTTCAAAAGTGGTGGGAAGATATCTGATACGGCAGCTGGAGAAAGAGGAATAG